Proteins encoded in a region of the Desulfovibrio sp. X2 genome:
- a CDS encoding lipopolysaccharide assembly protein LapB — MLAFVLAVACLLLWPRTAGAQDPEDQLVRAAEWEARGQPGRAAEAYSRVLAVRPRDPYALYRLGVLDFLARRYSAAAGRFDAVLAVDPENLLALAMRGMLALQTGQRDAARRDFTQALRLDPNAPLPGLGLTFVLLADGKRDEALACFERARKDAQDDPGLLRLCVELARAEALPANARVAQDVLVELAPRDAGALIELGWCLLAVGEQELAMNAWRQTLRLVPGEAGAVFALDWSLREAADRADAAGDTALAARRRREADDLHRPGPAAY, encoded by the coding sequence ATGCTCGCATTCGTCCTGGCCGTCGCCTGCCTGCTCCTCTGGCCCCGGACTGCCGGGGCGCAGGATCCCGAGGACCAGCTCGTGCGGGCCGCGGAGTGGGAGGCGAGGGGCCAGCCCGGACGCGCAGCCGAGGCCTATTCCAGGGTCCTGGCGGTGCGCCCCCGCGATCCCTACGCCCTCTACCGTCTCGGCGTGCTGGATTTTCTGGCCCGCCGCTACAGTGCGGCAGCCGGGCGTTTCGATGCCGTCCTCGCGGTCGATCCCGAGAACCTCCTGGCCCTGGCCATGCGCGGCATGCTGGCCCTGCAGACGGGGCAGCGCGACGCGGCGCGGCGCGATTTCACGCAGGCCCTGCGCCTGGATCCAAACGCGCCCCTGCCCGGCCTCGGGCTGACCTTCGTCCTCCTGGCGGACGGGAAAAGGGACGAGGCCCTGGCCTGCTTCGAGCGGGCCAGGAAAGACGCGCAGGACGATCCCGGCCTGCTCCGGCTGTGCGTGGAGCTGGCCCGGGCCGAGGCCTTGCCTGCAAATGCCCGCGTGGCGCAGGACGTGCTGGTCGAGTTGGCGCCGCGCGATGCGGGGGCCCTGATCGAACTCGGCTGGTGTCTGCTGGCCGTGGGCGAGCAGGAACTGGCCATGAACGCCTGGCGCCAGACGCTTCGTCTTGTGCCCGGAGAGGCGGGGGCGGTCTTCGCCCTGGACTGGAGCCTGCGCGAGGCGGCGGACCGGGCCGATGCCGCGGGCGACACCGCGCTGGCCGCGCGTCGGCGGCGTGAAGCGGACGACTTGCATCGTCCCGGGCCTGCGGCGTATTGA
- a CDS encoding tetratricopeptide repeat protein: MRGRPPCPHIIASKRRAMQRFPYICEFWNQRPASLSRRAFLRTAAVCAAGAALLPLPGLARAASESAAAANKGQELLLAGRYAEAEQLLAEAVAAAPENEWLWGLLGKARFFGGRPREARECFRHVLRLHPGDVQARMMLERIAMHALPPAPVGQRTSMPQPAESEQRAAAEIAALRAEPEGKARLSRLVIDPGGPAAPDPGLHLALRLQRALRDAAPSLRVDLTRSNGLSLPLSERAALPGRQCADLLLCLRVAVAGQGSGAAGSAEFFTWAEYPSSPAAGIVAVRENALSAGRGAVASPGPSVTEPLERLLQSLTAARSRRVAQALRGVSAEGPGSQGAGLQAANIFLLGLCRVPGVLAVLPPDAGDEAQGSGQIGALAARLAALHKGEG, translated from the coding sequence ATGCGGGGACGTCCCCCCTGTCCGCACATCATTGCATCAAAGCGGCGAGCCATGCAACGTTTTCCATATATTTGTGAGTTTTGGAACCAGAGACCTGCTTCCCTCTCGCGGCGCGCCTTTCTGCGCACGGCGGCGGTCTGCGCGGCCGGGGCGGCGCTGCTTCCTCTGCCCGGTCTGGCCCGGGCCGCCTCCGAATCCGCAGCGGCGGCCAACAAGGGACAGGAACTCCTACTTGCGGGACGCTATGCGGAGGCGGAGCAGCTTCTGGCCGAAGCGGTCGCGGCCGCTCCGGAGAACGAGTGGCTCTGGGGACTGCTCGGAAAGGCCAGATTCTTCGGGGGGAGACCGCGGGAGGCGCGCGAGTGTTTTCGACACGTGCTGCGCCTGCATCCGGGGGACGTGCAGGCGCGCATGATGCTCGAGCGCATCGCCATGCACGCCCTGCCTCCGGCGCCCGTCGGACAGAGGACGAGCATGCCGCAGCCCGCGGAATCCGAGCAGCGGGCCGCGGCCGAGATCGCTGCGCTCCGGGCGGAGCCGGAAGGAAAGGCGCGTCTGTCCCGGCTGGTCATCGACCCGGGCGGACCGGCCGCTCCCGACCCGGGACTGCATCTCGCCCTGCGGCTGCAACGGGCACTGCGGGACGCGGCGCCCTCCCTGCGCGTGGACCTGACACGATCGAACGGTCTGAGCCTGCCGCTGTCCGAGCGCGCCGCGCTGCCCGGGCGGCAGTGCGCCGACCTGCTGCTCTGCCTGCGCGTGGCGGTGGCAGGGCAGGGGAGCGGAGCAGCCGGAAGTGCGGAGTTTTTCACCTGGGCCGAATATCCTTCGTCGCCTGCAGCCGGGATCGTGGCCGTCAGGGAGAACGCCCTTTCGGCTGGACGGGGAGCGGTCGCCTCTCCAGGGCCATCCGTCACCGAGCCTCTTGAGCGCCTTCTCCAGAGCCTCACCGCGGCTCGTTCGCGCCGTGTCGCGCAAGCCCTGCGCGGCGTTTCGGCGGAAGGGCCGGGGAGTCAGGGGGCCGGGCTGCAGGCCGCGAACATCTTTCTGCTCGGCCTGTGCCGGGTGCCGGGAGTCCTAGCCGTTCTGCCGCCGGATGCAGGGGACGAAGCGCAGGGCAGCGGACAGATCGGGGCCCTGGCTGCTCGTCTGGCGGCACTGCACAAGGGGGAGGGATGA
- the sixA gene encoding phosphohistidine phosphatase SixA: protein MELYLMQHGACLSEDIDPARPLSPVGSDTAAKAGRTLRAFGVRPGLIVSSPKLRARQTAAIVARELEYPAAQLAVHDSLNPMGKPDEALSLLKEAWDAESVLLVGHLPHLNHFVSRLACRSGEVNLSVENAGLTRIDLTQPLPGQGRISWHIKPFLYTLLK from the coding sequence ATGGAACTCTACCTCATGCAACACGGCGCATGCCTCTCCGAGGACATCGACCCCGCACGGCCCCTTTCACCTGTCGGCTCGGACACCGCCGCCAAGGCGGGCAGGACCCTGCGCGCCTTCGGCGTCCGGCCGGGACTGATCGTCTCGAGTCCCAAGCTGCGAGCCCGCCAGACCGCGGCCATCGTGGCCAGGGAGCTGGAGTACCCGGCCGCGCAGCTCGCCGTGCACGACTCCCTGAACCCCATGGGCAAGCCGGACGAGGCCCTTTCGCTGCTCAAGGAGGCCTGGGATGCGGAAAGCGTGCTCCTCGTCGGGCACCTCCCCCATCTGAACCACTTCGTCTCGCGCCTCGCCTGCCGGAGCGGCGAGGTCAACCTGAGCGTCGAGAACGCGGGCTTGACCCGTATCGACCTTACGCAGCCCTTGCCTGGGCAGGGAAGAATCAGTTGGCACATCAAACCATTTCTATATACCCTATTGAAATGA